In the Zingiber officinale cultivar Zhangliang chromosome 5A, Zo_v1.1, whole genome shotgun sequence genome, AAAAACATACAATCATattaaaaagtaataaaaaatataattacaTAATATATAATTAGATTTCCATTTCTTAAATGTTAAAACTATAGTCTTATATTTCGGAAATGCTAAAGCTATCATCTTTCTTCGCAAATGTATTCATAATACAAGTacatttgcatttttttttttttttgacatttaCATAATGCGAAACACACACAAAATCTTGTCATCAAAGGCAATCACATTGTTCTCCACATGTTAAATAATTTGTATATTTCAAGAATTTTGTCACAACCTCTTGCTAAATTGAACATCAAACTTGTTCAATTCATTTAAGTGATAGAACGAAATGGAACCCCTTAAATAACACAACAAAGTAAACATATAATCAGTGCATTGTATACTTTCTAGCCTCATAAAAAACTTGAGGCattctcttctcttctgctgtAATACGGAGGACGACTCAGTTTAAGGACCCCGGGTCACGGAAAAGCAGAAGCAGCTGGCCGACCTGCCGCCAGGGACCATGCCGCCTCCCCTGCTAGTATCGATCGCCTCCAAGAGCTTCACGACCTCACACATCTCCGGCCTCTTGTTCGGGTTTTCGTCCCAGCATCTCTTCATTATGCTCGCCAAAGAACCAGGACAGCACCTGGGAATCTCCGGCCGCAAGTTCTGCATGTCAATTCAAGACAAGGTTTCAGTTTGCATTCTCGTCAATCCGTCTCAGAGTCAATACAGAAGAAATAAATCATGGACGATTACTAGCCTTTGTAATAGTGACTAACACACAAGAgagatatttatctcgactttaccgagattcgaaccctagatGTCATGATGATAACACtttatgcgctagccactagatcgTTGAACGAACCTACCTGTCGAACGACCGCGTAGGACACTTCCGCGAAGCTCAGATCGGCGTACGGCATGGCGCAGCAGTAGATTTCCCAGAGGCATATGCCGAAGCTGTACACGTCGCATCTTCTGTTGTAGGGCTTCCCGTCGAGGACCTCCGGCGCCATGTACCCCAGCGTCCCCGTTTCCCCGGTCATGTCCCTGGGATTCTGAGCCTCGACGCGCGCGACGCCGAAATCGGCGATTTTCAGAGTGCGATTGACGTCCAGCAGCATGTTCTCAGTCTTGACGTCGCGATGCACGATCTTCTTCGAGTGCAGATAGCTCAGCCTGCAAGCACACGCATCTGTTAGAACAGAGAGACAACAAAGACAGCGCGGTGGAATCGAGACTAGTCACCCTCTAGCGAGGTCTAACGCGATCTGCACCACGATCTTCAAAGGCAGCTTCTTCCTCCTGTTCTTGATCAAGTACTGCTTCAGAGTGCCCCCGGCGACATACTCGACCACGACGCAGCAAGCCCGGCCGGGAAGACCAGTACAGCCGACGTTTCCGGCCGTGGCATCCCTCCGAGGGATCTTGAGGTTTGAAGTCCCCATTGAAGCTCCGATAAACTGCAACCAATCCAAATCGTTTAGACATATCACAAAGAAGAACTACAGGAGCAGAGTCAGTTCTTGCCTTGGTGACGTTTGGGTCGTCGAGTTTGTGCCAAACAGCGACTTCTTGCCTAAATGCTGCTCGAAGAGAAGAGGATTCAGCGTCAAAGGAAGTCCCTTCTTGTCCCCAATCAAGCAGCTTCACTATAGAACACAAATTCAATCCGATTAAAGAAATTGAGTGAATGAAAAAGGATATATCACTCGAAAGTTTTCTTGTGAAAATTGCACCTGCGACATCTCGGCCGCCGTAGATTCCCCGGTAAACAGTGCCATAGGTTCCATGGGCGATGACATACCTCATCTCCAATGTCGACGGATCGATCTCCCATTCTTCCCTGGGCTTCCCGGAAGGGCTCCTGTCCTTTAACCATATCTTTGAGAGGGTCTTCTCTAGCTGTATGTCTAAGCTTCTCAGATCGATTTTATCAGCTCTTATGAACAAATCTTTGCTGCTCTCGGAGAAGTTCTCGATCTCGTTCAAATGCGGTCTATCCTTCACTTCTCCCTTTGCATCCATGGCGAGAAAAGACTCTCCAAAATGAGATGTTCTGCAAAATAGAAGCTGATAAAGTTCTAAGGCAAAAATCAGTAGAAACCATGAACACTCATCGAAGCCGATTACCAAAAATAATGGTGGAAAGTAGTGCCAGTCTATAATTCTTGTTCTAGATTGTGCTGAATGTGGAAAACCAACTCAAACACCAGCTCCAGGCAAAGCTAAGATTTTTTCAGAGACAAGGATTAGTGAAGAACTCAATGCTTCATCTTTCTGAAACATAAAACTCGAGGAGAAAAGTAAAGGTGAAGCATTACCCTGGAAGACAGAATGCCAAATTGGTTTCCCACAATCAACATGCCATTAGTGACGATCTTAAGCTTGCCTCGGAGGACCAAATAAGGAAGAGAGGGGAGAGTGGGTGCAATCGAAAGGAaaggaggagagaaaagagagggagaTCAATGGCGCAAGTCCACACCCTTAAAATACAGAAAAATGAGTGAACAATACTGAATAAGCTAAATAAAAGAATTTCAGAAATTGGCATTACAACACTAACTTCTGATGTATATATATTCTTTGTAATTTTGTTATATTTATTCATATTAATTGTAttaaattcatattttttttttttcaaattctactCACATAAATGTAATAAAACAATCAATTGCACCATGATTGATTTATACATAGTGCATTGTGTCTCAACACATGAAACATGTATATTAAATGATAaagttttattagtttctactcaCATGAAACACCATTAGAAAGTTGGAATAGAAAGAATTTAGTCCAACCCGATATAGCCCACATGGTCAAGCAACCTTTTGCACTCGAGTCATGTTGAATTGACCATGTGCTGCTCAAGCTCAATCTATTTGACACTGCTAGATTTAGATTTCATTTGTTAGGTTCCATCCGAGATGAGTAGTTTACTATGGTCGGTGATATGATTTGAAAGCGGGAGATGGCGCGTCGCTGGCTAGGTGACTCCGATGTCGATGGTGAGGGGACAAAGACCTTAATGATGTGGATGAACCTGGAGCTAGGAGCTATGAATCTACACACCATAGACAAAGCCCATAAGAACGTTAGAGCAAGAACCAAGAAGAGGGTCCCTTACACAGacacttcgacgctcaagtcagaacagTAGCCGAGCGAAAAtggaaaagaagatgaacagtagaacaGTAAATATGGATGCGTAGGCATGTGTAGGCGTACTTGGCCAACGGAGAGAACTCCTTTTTATATCACATCTTATAATCTTCGCAATAATGAGGCGGCagagaatgtcaggtgtcagAATATGTCAGGTAGTGGAGGATATACGACAACCTTCCTTAGGTAGAGGAAAGTTTCATTGTGTGTATATGTCAATaatagaatattctctgacagttTGTTGTGATTCTTTGACAATATTATCTATTAGAGAGAGTCCGATTGTCCTGGAGCCAACTGAATTTAAGCTGAGAATCATGCCCGTGTGCAGAGTGGGGAGCTGAGTCCTGTAGATTTGATCGGTTCTGTGGTCGGCCGGGATTATGCTGGGAGCCTTATTAATGAGGAATGAGGAGTTGTGTCTCATAGGTCCGGTCAGTTTTGTGGCCAGTTTGGTTTATACTGGGAGCCCTCGATCTTCACGAGGAGTGAGGAGTTGAGTTCCATAGGTCTGACTGGATCTATGGTCGGTCGGATTTATGCTAGAAGCTCTGTCCACGAGAAGTAAAGAGTTGAGTCCTATGGGTCCGGCCGACTCTGTGGCTATCTAGGTTTATGTTGGAAGCTCTGCTTCTGAGAGATGGTTCGTTCGAATATATACACTCTAACTTTGACTATCATCTCATCTTAACTTTAACTATCACATTATCTTCGCTATCAGCCCTACATTACTTTTGAGGTCATTTATAACACGTCATATCAGTTGGTTTTGTATGAATTTAGGTCAGTAAAACAACCAATTGTTTCAAGTTCCAATCTTCATTAATTAATCCTTCCATGGCTAAAGCCAAGCAATACAATAACCATTTCAAATGGTACAAAATGATAGCTGTGTAGGGATGTACTGCCCTCTATTACTAGGGATAACATGCATGCAAGCAAAGAGAATCAAAGTGGACCGAGATTAGCATGTGAAGAGGGAAAGACATGAAACTGCAGAACCAACTTAAGTTATGTTTCATCTATACATCGAAGTATTTATTGAAGGTGATGGGTCAAATATGTTCATTATAGGTTAATTGTGTTCAGAAAGGTTGTCCATCACATGCCATGCTTTTCTGTCTCCATTCCTTCagggtttatatatatatatatatatatatatgcatcttGATCTTCGCCTCTGTTGATGTCTTGAAGTTTAGAGTGTCCAAGGGAAGGAGTGAAGCTGCCAGCATGATCTAGTTAGCTGAGCACCAAATTGAAGTAGATTTGGATTCtctgaaataaaagaaaaaggagtaTGCGTGAATCCAAATCAACTGCATGTCTTGTTCCTTCCCAGGCTAGATCATGTTTTGACAGCTTCATTTCTTCCGTGTTGGGCACAAACCAGGAGAATTAGAAGAAGGGCAGAAGTGTGAGTATCTTTCCCTCTCTCAATCTCTTTATTTATGTTTGAGAAATCCATATGTATTGATCACACTCTTTTCTGTACTCTCTTCTTTTCCCTTTATCTGACAATTACATGGTGTCCATAAACCCTAGATCATGAGATTCAAGCATTTCTCATTTGATACTATCTTGTCAAAGTTCATTGTAGCTCCAATACCATCCCCTCGggacggtgcgatggttaaggtaTGGGGTGTTGCCATATGAGgtattggggtcgaaactcggcgtgaccgagcataacctcccccatgtcttggccatttgcactaatggctagtagccacccgtgatttacctcctccgtattggcctagggacgagttggcgggggcgctgggggcgagagaatcgtcttttgccacattGTAGCTCCAATGCCACAATTGGAGCTATTTATTGCTCCTGGGGTATGGTTGAGTTGACTATTGCAGAATAGATATTACTA is a window encoding:
- the LOC121982556 gene encoding serine/threonine-protein kinase STY13-like, producing the protein MDAKGEVKDRPHLNEIENFSESSKDLFIRADKIDLRSLDIQLEKTLSKIWLKDRSPSGKPREEWEIDPSTLEMRYVIAHGTYGTVYRGIYGGRDVAVKLLDWGQEGTSFDAESSSLRAAFRQEVAVWHKLDDPNVTKFIGASMGTSNLKIPRRDATAGNVGCTGLPGRACCVVVEYVAGGTLKQYLIKNRRKKLPLKIVVQIALDLARGLSYLHSKKIVHRDVKTENMLLDVNRTLKIADFGVARVEAQNPRDMTGETGTLGYMAPEVLDGKPYNRRCDVYSFGICLWEIYCCAMPYADLSFAEVSYAVVRQNLRPEIPRCCPGSLASIMKRCWDENPNKRPEMCEVVKLLEAIDTSRGGGMVPGGRSASCFCFSVTRGP